Part of the Chitinivibrionales bacterium genome, AACAATCATTTTTAAGCTTATCGATCGGGCGCAGTGGAAAACAAATCGCATCATCTATGAAAAAGGACGCAGTGGGTTTAAAAACAACACAACCCATAGCCTTTTTGAACTCCGGTTATTATACCAGGAACGGATGGATGCCGAATTCGGCAGGTTCTGTGTTCCCGAGGAACGGCCTTTCAACAGTGAGCTTCCTGCTCCCCAGCGGGAGGTTACGATTCCTGAAACCGGTCTCTGCACTAACGACTTTAATGTTGTAAACCTTACGCATGAAATTTTGGATGACTATCTGGCTTTGATACCCGGTATATGTCGTGATGGTGACGATGAGCAGTATGGGTCGAGTGTGGAGCATGATGTGTTTGCCGTGCAGGCTGTTTCCCGGAGAATACATTACGGCTCCTTCTATGTTGCCGAAAGTAAGTATCGAAGCAATTCATCGACACTCAAGCCTTTAATCGAGGCAAAAGATTATGAGGGCTTATATGAAGCACTCACGCGAAAAGATGTTGAAAAGGCGATAATCGCCCGGGTACAGGAAAAAGTCATCAGCGTTCAGG contains:
- a CDS encoding chorismate mutase; its protein translation is MKKLDLNAIAAHLESLEETIIFKLIDRAQWKTNRIIYEKGRSGFKNNTTHSLFELRLLYQERMDAEFGRFCVPEERPFNSELPAPQREVTIPETGLCTNDFNVVNLTHEILDDYLALIPGICRDGDDEQYGSSVEHDVFAVQAVSRRIHYGSFYVAESKYRSNSSTLKPLIEAKDYEGLYEALTRKDVEKAIIARVQEKVISVQARMRHEIRHTVEPKTVLQFYHDCIIPTTKKGEVLYLLQRPLT